In a single window of the Streptomyces sp. CGMCC 4.7035 genome:
- the rpe gene encoding ribulose-phosphate 3-epimerase, producing MAVQINPSILSADFARLAEEAKAVEGADWLHVDVMDNHFVPNLTLGVPVVESLVRATDTPLDCHLMIQDADRWAPQYVEAGASSVTFHAEAAAAPVRLAREIRAKGARASMALKPATPIEPYEDLLPELDMLLIMTVEPGFGGQAFLDIMLPKIRRTRELISKHGLELWLQVDGGVSASTIEQCAEAGADVFVAGSAVYGAADPSAAVRALRTQAERATARSSWACDD from the coding sequence ATGGCCGTGCAGATCAACCCCAGCATCCTGTCCGCCGACTTCGCCCGCCTCGCCGAGGAGGCGAAGGCAGTGGAGGGCGCCGATTGGCTCCATGTCGACGTCATGGACAACCACTTCGTCCCGAACCTCACGCTCGGCGTGCCGGTCGTGGAGTCCCTGGTCCGGGCGACGGACACCCCGCTGGACTGCCATCTGATGATCCAGGACGCGGACCGATGGGCGCCCCAGTACGTCGAAGCGGGTGCGAGCTCCGTCACCTTCCACGCCGAGGCGGCCGCCGCGCCCGTGCGGCTCGCGCGTGAGATCCGGGCCAAGGGTGCCCGGGCCTCCATGGCCCTCAAGCCCGCGACGCCCATCGAGCCGTACGAGGACCTGCTGCCCGAGCTGGACATGCTGCTGATCATGACGGTCGAGCCCGGCTTCGGCGGCCAGGCGTTCCTGGACATCATGCTGCCCAAGATCCGCCGCACCCGTGAGCTGATCAGCAAGCACGGTCTGGAGCTGTGGCTGCAGGTCGATGGTGGAGTCTCGGCCTCCACCATCGAGCAGTGCGCGGAGGCGGGAGCGGACGTCTTCGTGGCAGGGTCGGCGGTGTACGGGGCGGCCGACCCATCCGCGGCGGTACGTGCATTGCGCACCCAGGCGGAGCGGGCCACGGCCCGTTCCTCGTGGGCGTGCGACGACTGA
- a CDS encoding RsmB/NOP family class I SAM-dependent RNA methyltransferase — MSDQPRRPRKPGKPYRRPQKDPVRILAFDALRAVDERDAYANLVLPPLLRKAREKGDFDVRDAALATELVYGTLRRQGTYDAIVAACVDRPLRDVDPPVLDVLSLGVHQLLGTRIPTHAAVSATVELARVVLGDGRAKFVNAVLRKVAQDDLDGWLERVAPPYDEDPEDHLAVVHSHPRWVVSALWDALGGGRAGIEDLLEADNERPEVTLVARPGRATTEELLREEAAVPGRWSPYAVRLTEGGEPGAVEAVREGRAGVQDEGSQLVALALANAPVEGPDEKWLDGCAGPGGKAALLAAVAAERGAVLLASERQPHRAGLVAKALAGNPGPYQVIAADGTRPPWRSGTFDRVLMDVPCTGLGALRRRPEARWRRRPEDLEGFAPLQRALLRTALDSVRIGGVVGYATCSPHLAETRAVVDDVLKQHPDAELIDARPLLPGIPALGDGPDIQLWPHLHGTDAMYLALIRRTG; from the coding sequence GTGAGCGACCAGCCTCGTCGTCCCCGCAAGCCCGGCAAGCCCTACCGCCGGCCCCAGAAGGACCCCGTCCGCATCCTCGCCTTCGACGCGCTGCGGGCCGTCGACGAGCGGGACGCGTATGCGAACCTCGTCCTGCCGCCGCTGCTGCGCAAGGCGCGCGAGAAGGGCGACTTCGACGTCCGGGACGCTGCGCTCGCCACCGAGCTGGTGTACGGGACGCTGCGTCGGCAGGGGACGTACGACGCCATCGTCGCGGCCTGTGTCGACCGGCCGCTGCGCGATGTCGATCCGCCCGTCCTCGACGTGTTGAGCCTCGGCGTCCATCAGCTGCTGGGGACCCGGATCCCCACTCACGCCGCGGTGTCCGCCACCGTCGAGCTCGCCCGCGTCGTGCTCGGCGACGGGCGGGCCAAGTTCGTCAACGCCGTGCTGCGCAAGGTCGCCCAGGACGACCTCGACGGCTGGCTGGAGCGGGTGGCGCCGCCGTACGACGAGGACCCCGAGGACCATCTGGCCGTCGTGCACTCGCACCCCCGCTGGGTCGTGTCCGCCCTGTGGGACGCCCTCGGCGGCGGGCGCGCCGGAATCGAGGATCTCCTCGAAGCCGACAACGAGCGGCCCGAGGTCACGCTCGTCGCCCGTCCGGGACGTGCCACCACCGAGGAACTCCTGCGTGAGGAGGCGGCGGTGCCGGGGCGCTGGTCGCCCTACGCCGTCCGGCTCACCGAGGGCGGCGAGCCCGGTGCCGTGGAGGCCGTACGGGAAGGACGTGCGGGGGTACAGGACGAGGGCAGCCAGCTCGTCGCCCTCGCCCTCGCGAACGCGCCTGTGGAGGGACCCGACGAGAAGTGGCTCGACGGGTGTGCGGGGCCCGGCGGCAAGGCGGCGCTGCTCGCCGCCGTGGCCGCCGAGCGCGGAGCCGTGCTGCTCGCCTCCGAGAGGCAGCCGCACCGGGCCGGGCTTGTGGCGAAGGCGCTCGCCGGGAACCCGGGGCCGTACCAGGTCATCGCCGCCGACGGGACCCGGCCGCCGTGGCGGTCCGGTACGTTCGACCGCGTCCTGATGGACGTGCCCTGTACGGGACTCGGTGCCCTGCGCCGCCGTCCCGAGGCCCGCTGGCGGCGCCGGCCCGAGGATCTCGAGGGGTTCGCGCCGTTGCAGCGCGCCCTGCTGCGTACGGCTCTGGACTCCGTACGGATCGGGGGCGTCGTCGGCTACGCCACCTGCTCGCCGCACCTGGCCGAGACCCGCGCGGTGGTCGACGACGTGCTCAAGCAGCACCCGGACGCCGAACTCATCGACGCCAGGCCGCTGCTCCCCGGCATACCGGCCCTCGGCGACGGCCCCGACATCCAGCTGTGGCCGCATCTGCACGGGACCGACGCGATGTACCTGGCGCTCATCCGCCGCACGGGCTGA